The following are from one region of the Armatimonadota bacterium genome:
- a CDS encoding PEP-CTERM sorting domain-containing protein, protein MSPCFRSGCLIGAAMLLAVLCPSVAMAAMAWPMSPIFDAPVSTRDGGLGFALNSDDVPAVTYQGLSGGAGDLVYAFKSGATWSSEVVQAGKFNGQSTSLIFQGNTPHIAYRWSNSTDTLYSLNHATFDGSDWHVSTIYDTQVTNPRHTDIRLDANGNLAVAWIDLHNYLDFEDDTLDYAFQTVGGWVHEEVAQAPLVNGDVSLRLNGTVADARIGWVDSTFLSQFPMFSDRSGGSWSSEPIADGEGVYCAMDVDADGKPHLAWMDALTGDIMYAYQDEGSWVTETIYDGAEFFAFNDLRYLDLSVDSQGIAHIVFWDPAAQDLFYAHRGGGSWITPRLLAEDTTAEWVGLEIDSLDRPHAVYFGGGDFGDHKIYYGMGGAVPEPSTYFMFALGLFAIYLLRRRRVADRAGGV, encoded by the coding sequence GTGTCACCGTGTTTCCGTAGCGGATGCCTCATCGGCGCAGCAATGCTGCTGGCAGTGCTATGCCCGTCCGTCGCGATGGCGGCCATGGCTTGGCCGATGAGCCCGATATTCGATGCACCGGTATCCACCCGGGATGGCGGGCTGGGCTTCGCGCTGAATAGCGACGACGTCCCGGCGGTCACGTACCAGGGTCTGTCCGGGGGTGCCGGTGACCTCGTCTACGCCTTCAAGAGCGGGGCTACGTGGTCATCCGAAGTGGTTCAAGCAGGCAAATTCAACGGCCAGAGCACAAGCCTGATCTTCCAGGGCAATACGCCGCACATCGCATACCGCTGGTCCAATTCCACTGACACCCTGTACAGCCTCAATCACGCCACTTTCGACGGCAGCGACTGGCACGTCTCCACGATCTACGACACCCAAGTCACTAACCCGCGCCACACAGACATCCGGCTGGACGCCAACGGAAACCTGGCGGTCGCCTGGATCGACCTGCATAACTACCTGGACTTCGAAGACGACACCCTGGACTACGCCTTCCAGACCGTGGGCGGGTGGGTACACGAGGAAGTAGCGCAAGCGCCCCTGGTGAACGGTGACGTCTCGCTGCGGCTGAATGGGACGGTGGCCGACGCGCGCATCGGCTGGGTGGACAGCACGTTCCTTAGCCAGTTCCCGATGTTCTCCGACCGCAGCGGCGGCTCATGGTCCTCGGAGCCGATTGCCGACGGTGAGGGCGTCTACTGCGCGATGGACGTGGACGCTGATGGCAAGCCGCATTTGGCGTGGATGGACGCGCTGACCGGGGACATCATGTATGCCTATCAAGACGAGGGTTCCTGGGTCACAGAGACCATCTACGACGGCGCGGAGTTCTTCGCTTTCAATGATCTGCGCTACCTGGACCTGTCGGTTGATAGTCAGGGGATCGCCCACATCGTGTTCTGGGATCCGGCAGCGCAAGACTTGTTCTACGCACACCGTGGCGGCGGATCGTGGATTACTCCCAGGCTTCTTGCCGAAGACACCACTGCCGAATGGGTCGGGCTGGAGATCGACAGTCTGGACAGGCCGCATGCGGTGTATTTCGGCGGGGGCGATTTCGGCGATCACAAGATCTACTACGGCATGGGTGGGGCCGTGCCCGAGCCTTCCACCTACTTCATGTTCGCCCTGGGGCTGTTTGCGATATACCTGTTGCGTCGACGTCGTGTAGCGGACCGTGCCGGGGGCGTGTGA
- a CDS encoding D-tyrosyl-tRNA(Tyr) deacylase codes for MRAVIQRVSRANLVIDGEERCRIGVGLVVLAGFGPGDATADLQWMAEKIATLRVFGDDEGRMNLAVGDVGGELLVVPNFTLYGDCRKGRRPGYSAAAAPERATALFDQFCDHLQGLVPVQRGVFGAHMHVSLTNDGPVTLLLDSAKTF; via the coding sequence TTGCGCGCGGTCATCCAGAGGGTAAGCCGGGCAAATCTAGTGATTGACGGCGAAGAACGATGCCGGATCGGCGTCGGACTTGTGGTGCTCGCGGGGTTCGGTCCCGGCGACGCAACTGCCGACCTTCAATGGATGGCGGAGAAGATCGCCACGCTGCGCGTGTTCGGAGATGACGAGGGGCGGATGAACTTGGCTGTGGGTGACGTTGGCGGGGAACTGCTGGTGGTCCCGAACTTCACGCTCTACGGCGACTGTCGCAAGGGCCGGCGACCGGGTTACTCCGCTGCCGCAGCGCCCGAGAGAGCAACAGCACTTTTCGACCAGTTCTGTGACCACCTGCAAGGCCTCGTCCCCGTGCAGCGCGGCGTTTTTGGGGCGCACATGCACGTGAGCCTCACCAACGACGGACCTGTGACCCTCCTCCTGGACAGTGCCAAGACTTTCTGA
- a CDS encoding tetratricopeptide repeat protein → MRRRNGNNDSNQRARANKRRAEIRRRIGDQLIEEGIIDEAIKHYEAATRLDGRNVNARLSLADSYFALEMPAKAYRAYRKVLRTDPSNADCHFSLGEFFLSLGRPRAAAKAMRRSIECDPNRAYYVYRLGEICIIMGDLQEARALFERAVELAPEDPFYRFKMGELHFRCGRVEEAIEQYELSCRHAPADDFYHVRLGAAYARNEQHEDALQMFRRTVRIEPTNAAYRYVLAEQLALMGLEEEAQEQYQRAGRLDEYDMHSVRKLLVRCGTLGANGDEDPFGEEPDPRAPMT, encoded by the coding sequence ATGAGACGCCGAAACGGAAACAACGACAGCAATCAGCGCGCCCGGGCGAACAAACGCCGGGCCGAGATCCGCCGCCGCATCGGCGACCAACTCATTGAAGAAGGCATCATCGATGAGGCCATCAAACACTACGAGGCGGCGACTCGGCTTGACGGCCGCAATGTAAACGCTCGTCTGTCCCTTGCCGACAGTTACTTCGCCCTCGAGATGCCCGCCAAGGCCTACCGCGCCTACCGAAAGGTGCTGCGCACCGACCCCAGCAACGCGGACTGCCATTTCTCGCTGGGCGAGTTCTTCCTCTCTCTTGGGCGTCCGAGGGCTGCGGCAAAGGCCATGCGCCGATCCATCGAATGCGATCCCAACCGGGCTTACTACGTGTACCGACTGGGCGAGATCTGCATCATTATGGGAGATCTGCAGGAAGCCCGGGCTCTCTTCGAGCGCGCCGTTGAACTGGCTCCAGAAGACCCGTTCTACCGCTTCAAGATGGGCGAGCTCCACTTCCGATGCGGGCGCGTCGAAGAAGCCATTGAGCAGTACGAGCTGTCCTGCCGACACGCACCCGCAGATGACTTCTACCACGTGCGACTCGGCGCTGCGTATGCACGCAATGAGCAGCACGAAGACGCCCTGCAAATGTTCCGCCGGACGGTGCGCATCGAACCCACGAACGCCGCGTACCGCTATGTTCTCGCCGAGCAACTCGCACTCATGGGACTCGAGGAAGAGGCGCAGGAGCAGTACCAGCGCGCGGGTCGCCTCGACGAGTACGACATGCACAGCGTCCGCAAACTCCTGGTGCGCTGCGGAACACTGGGCGCGAACGGGGATGAAGACCCCTTCGGCGAAGAGCCTGACCCGCGTGCGCCAATGACGTAA
- a CDS encoding MBL fold metallo-hydrolase, which produces MQILCFEVGPLMANCYIVACEKTGRAMVIDPGGDADRIVDAVRDADLTVEIIADTHCHPDHIAANCDLRDGLATIQETPARIIIHPADRESVENPPIQWLLIGMRPAPCAVDATFDEGDELVVGDLRVRVMHLPGHSPGSVALVTDGAVFTGDTLFAGSVGRTDLPGGSWPQLQASLRRLITELPGDTAVYPGHGPASTIAEEIQLNEWLRDL; this is translated from the coding sequence ATGCAAATCCTGTGTTTTGAAGTCGGTCCGCTGATGGCCAACTGCTACATCGTCGCCTGCGAGAAGACCGGCCGGGCGATGGTGATCGACCCTGGCGGCGACGCGGACCGCATTGTCGACGCGGTGCGAGACGCCGACCTGACCGTGGAGATCATCGCCGACACCCACTGCCATCCAGACCACATCGCCGCGAACTGCGACCTGCGTGATGGTCTCGCGACGATACAGGAAACCCCGGCAAGGATCATCATCCACCCGGCCGACAGGGAATCCGTTGAGAACCCTCCTATACAATGGCTGCTCATCGGCATGCGACCCGCCCCGTGCGCGGTGGATGCGACCTTCGATGAGGGAGACGAACTGGTGGTGGGCGACCTGCGAGTGAGGGTCATGCACCTGCCCGGTCATTCACCGGGAAGTGTCGCCCTCGTCACTGATGGCGCCGTATTCACGGGGGACACACTGTTCGCGGGAAGTGTGGGCCGTACCGACCTGCCCGGGGGAAGTTGGCCGCAACTCCAGGCTTCTCTCCGGCGTCTGATCACCGAACTGCCCGGGGACACAGCGGTGTACCCCGGTCACGGCCCGGCTTCCACCATCGCCGAAGAGATCCAGTTGAATGAATGGCTGCGGGACCTTTAG
- a CDS encoding amidohydrolase family protein — protein sequence MNLCVDINADIGPWAFRRLPQCSVRGVLDMMDQWGIHRALAGPVQGITYRNCHAANEELAEELDSVPGVRERILPAAVLNPRYPGALADLSACITGLGCRAVKLYPNYHGYRTWESECVELCRAAADAGLPVLVVVRVEDERFHHWQLLVPPTPLDDFLKLVEAVPGGSFVLVGCNAPEARRCLAETGDGAQVWVDLSYVKSPMNATEALVRDCGSKRLLFGTHMPFVYPAVNCEKTRRANIAAEDLAAICGANAAAVLGL from the coding sequence ATGAACCTGTGCGTGGACATCAACGCCGACATCGGGCCTTGGGCGTTCCGGCGCCTGCCGCAATGCAGCGTGCGCGGAGTGCTGGACATGATGGACCAGTGGGGCATCCACAGGGCGCTTGCCGGACCGGTGCAGGGGATCACTTACCGGAACTGCCACGCGGCCAATGAAGAGCTTGCCGAGGAACTGGATTCAGTGCCGGGAGTGCGGGAGCGGATCCTGCCGGCGGCGGTACTCAACCCGCGGTACCCGGGGGCGCTGGCCGACCTGTCCGCATGCATCACGGGCCTGGGCTGCCGGGCTGTGAAGCTTTACCCAAACTACCACGGGTACCGAACTTGGGAGTCCGAGTGTGTCGAGCTATGCCGGGCCGCGGCGGATGCCGGCCTGCCGGTGCTGGTGGTGGTGCGGGTTGAGGATGAACGGTTCCACCACTGGCAACTTCTCGTGCCCCCAACCCCGCTGGATGACTTCTTGAAGCTGGTGGAAGCGGTCCCTGGTGGGAGTTTTGTGCTGGTGGGGTGTAACGCGCCCGAAGCCCGACGGTGTCTGGCGGAGACGGGAGATGGGGCACAGGTTTGGGTGGACCTGTCTTACGTGAAGAGCCCCATGAACGCGACAGAGGCGCTTGTCCGCGATTGCGGTAGCAAACGCCTCCTGTTCGGGACCCACATGCCTTTCGTCTATCCGGCGGTGAACTGCGAGAAGACTCGTCGAGCGAATATTGCGGCGGAGGACCTTGCGGCGATCTGCGGAGCGAACGCGGCGGCGGTTCTCGGGTTGTGA
- a CDS encoding arginine--tRNA ligase: protein MQRELLKDLVTRAVQAAVGSGALPEVSIDVQIELPKRPEHGDFATNAAMVLASQAKCNPREVAQTIVDHMPEDPLLAAVEIAGPGFINFRLSQDWLAQVIARCCEQGEAYGRCNAGGGKRVQVEFVSANPVGPIHIGNARGGPYGDVLASLLDAVGYNVEREYYINDGPDNTQLKLFGASVQARYRTLAGEPTDLPENGYQGQYVIDLAQGLLDADGVAHLSIPVDDEGALAFSRLVEQTMVDGLREDCRAMGIEFDVWFSEQSLHETGAVAREVDNLVARDLAYEKDGAVWLKTGDFGDEDDRVLRRSNGAFTYIASDLAYAANKFDRGFEHLVYVWGPDHAGYVPRLKAAIDALGRGTCEIIIYQQVRFLENGEPLGLSKRRGAIVSVRDLVDEIGRDATRFFFLMRTVDAHLDFDLDLARAQSQDNPVYYVQYAHARICSILREGVERGIIGETDGEADLSLLTDPDELALMRQIAEYPHELLTAAEFRAPHRLTFFARELAQSFHQFYGTCRVLDPDAPALSQARLKLVQATQTVLRNCLGILGISAPERM, encoded by the coding sequence ATGCAACGTGAACTCTTGAAGGACCTGGTTACCCGCGCCGTCCAAGCTGCCGTGGGAAGCGGCGCGCTGCCGGAAGTGAGCATCGACGTGCAGATTGAACTGCCGAAAAGGCCGGAACATGGGGACTTCGCTACAAATGCGGCCATGGTCCTCGCCAGTCAGGCGAAGTGCAATCCTCGCGAAGTGGCCCAGACTATCGTGGACCACATGCCCGAGGACCCGCTCCTGGCAGCGGTGGAGATCGCCGGGCCGGGCTTCATCAACTTCCGGCTCTCCCAGGACTGGCTGGCGCAGGTTATCGCGCGCTGCTGCGAGCAGGGCGAGGCGTATGGGCGCTGCAACGCCGGCGGCGGCAAGCGGGTGCAGGTGGAGTTCGTCAGCGCCAATCCCGTGGGCCCGATCCACATTGGCAATGCCCGTGGAGGTCCGTACGGAGATGTGCTGGCGTCACTGCTGGATGCAGTGGGCTACAACGTGGAACGCGAGTATTACATCAATGACGGCCCCGACAACACGCAGCTGAAGCTGTTCGGGGCTTCGGTGCAGGCGCGCTACCGGACTCTGGCCGGGGAACCCACAGATCTGCCCGAGAACGGTTATCAGGGCCAGTATGTGATCGATCTTGCCCAGGGGCTCTTGGATGCCGATGGCGTTGCGCACTTGTCGATCCCGGTGGATGACGAGGGCGCGCTGGCGTTTTCGCGGCTTGTGGAGCAGACCATGGTGGATGGCTTGCGCGAGGACTGCCGAGCGATGGGCATCGAGTTCGACGTGTGGTTCAGCGAACAGTCCCTGCACGAGACCGGTGCGGTTGCGCGTGAGGTAGACAATCTTGTTGCCCGCGACCTGGCATACGAGAAGGATGGGGCGGTCTGGCTGAAAACCGGGGATTTCGGCGATGAGGACGACCGGGTGCTCCGGCGCAGCAACGGGGCGTTCACGTACATCGCGTCGGACCTGGCTTATGCGGCGAACAAGTTCGATCGGGGTTTCGAGCACCTCGTGTACGTCTGGGGCCCGGACCATGCCGGATATGTGCCGCGGCTGAAGGCGGCCATTGACGCTCTGGGTCGGGGCACCTGCGAGATCATCATCTACCAGCAGGTGCGTTTCCTGGAGAACGGAGAGCCGCTGGGGTTGAGCAAGCGACGCGGAGCGATTGTGTCGGTGCGGGACCTGGTGGACGAGATCGGGCGAGACGCCACCCGGTTTTTCTTCCTGATGCGCACCGTGGACGCCCATCTCGATTTCGACCTGGACCTTGCCCGGGCACAGAGCCAGGACAACCCTGTGTACTACGTGCAGTACGCGCACGCGCGGATCTGCAGTATCCTGCGGGAGGGGGTGGAACGGGGGATTATCGGGGAGACAGACGGCGAGGCCGATCTATCGCTGCTCACTGACCCGGATGAACTCGCGCTGATGCGGCAGATCGCGGAGTACCCCCATGAACTGCTGACTGCTGCTGAGTTCCGGGCGCCGCACCGCCTGACGTTCTTCGCCCGGGAGCTAGCCCAGAGCTTCCACCAGTTCTACGGGACCTGCCGGGTGCTGGACCCGGATGCGCCTGCGCTGTCGCAGGCGAGGCTGAAGCTGGTGCAGGCGACGCAGACCGTGCTGCGCAATTGTCTGGGCATACTGGGGATCAGCGCGCCCGAGCGCATGTGA
- a CDS encoding DUF1385 domain-containing protein, which produces MSYFSHHTGSSSLQPFFKPPRISGTAMPHGVFLSTGTHGTASFWGLFATGFSIVALGMISLVPTYVLVWMLEQYLRPLNMPLVALLLQMGGPADPVRWALARAGVNLLTFFVFLTILRFTSLAGHHAAEHMTVHAIEKYGVFGWEPFVAEMPRAHLRCGSNLLAGILPALLVGIPLLSVNPAFSVGIVALGWLGRHHVGFFLQNNFTTRRPTPSQLRRGIEAGQRLLSEWLRNPPRRIPIAYVFWRRGVPQVVAGVMVAMYTLGAIAGRLPDLIDW; this is translated from the coding sequence ATGTCCTACTTTAGCCACCATACCGGCTCTTCCAGCCTGCAGCCATTCTTCAAGCCGCCGCGGATTTCGGGTACGGCCATGCCCCATGGAGTGTTCCTTTCCACGGGCACCCATGGCACGGCCAGCTTCTGGGGCCTGTTCGCCACAGGTTTCAGCATAGTGGCCCTGGGCATGATCTCGCTGGTGCCTACCTATGTGTTGGTCTGGATGCTCGAACAGTACTTGCGGCCGCTGAACATGCCCCTGGTCGCACTGCTCTTGCAGATGGGTGGTCCCGCCGATCCTGTGCGGTGGGCATTGGCGCGTGCAGGTGTGAATCTGCTTACGTTCTTCGTTTTCCTGACAATTCTGCGCTTCACTTCGCTGGCGGGGCACCATGCCGCAGAGCACATGACGGTCCACGCTATAGAGAAGTACGGCGTCTTCGGTTGGGAGCCTTTCGTAGCGGAGATGCCCCGTGCTCACTTGCGTTGCGGGAGCAATCTGTTGGCTGGGATTCTGCCCGCGCTGCTCGTTGGGATCCCGCTGCTATCCGTGAACCCGGCGTTTTCGGTGGGGATCGTGGCACTGGGATGGCTGGGCAGGCATCATGTGGGGTTTTTCCTGCAGAACAATTTCACGACCCGGCGGCCAACGCCGTCGCAACTGCGGCGTGGGATCGAGGCGGGTCAGCGCCTGTTGTCGGAATGGCTGCGCAACCCGCCCAGGCGTATTCCCATTGCTTACGTCTTCTGGCGCCGAGGGGTTCCGCAGGTGGTGGCCGGCGTCATGGTCGCCATGTACACGCTCGGCGCAATCGCCGGCCGTCTTCCGGACCTTATCGACTGGTAA
- a CDS encoding peptidase M14: MPRRPVLIDADFPGGNIIVDAVEGNEVFVRQDIRDTTTWWFYWYFRARNVAGRTVSFQFTNGDVMSAAGPAYSLDGSPWQWLGAENTREDGFDFTFPPRCREARFCFSIPYLQADWEAFTTRIGERKGLKHGTLCTTRKGRRVETLAIKPTREARVKLLLTCRHHCCEMMASYVLEGLLEAIILDPAGAWLRENSDVFAVPFMDKDGVEDGDQGKNRAPRDHNRDYSGKSVHLETAAMRRKIPAWLRGLPFVGMDFHCPYVKGGRDDSAYFVGHPGEGQWEKLQRFSAILEASREGPVPFRASDNLQYGKEWNVRTNEEQGMGFGRWVWTLPGILLATALETTYSVAHGVLMTPDGARALGRDIARALGLYLQEKLGQ; this comes from the coding sequence ATGCCTCGCCGACCCGTCCTGATAGACGCCGACTTCCCCGGCGGGAACATTATCGTCGATGCCGTCGAAGGCAACGAGGTCTTCGTGCGCCAGGACATCCGTGACACGACTACCTGGTGGTTCTACTGGTATTTCCGGGCGCGAAATGTTGCCGGACGTACCGTAAGTTTTCAGTTCACCAACGGTGACGTCATGAGCGCCGCCGGACCTGCGTACAGTCTGGACGGAAGTCCCTGGCAATGGCTGGGGGCTGAAAACACCCGCGAAGACGGGTTCGACTTCACATTCCCCCCGCGCTGCCGGGAGGCTCGATTCTGTTTCTCCATCCCCTACCTCCAGGCGGACTGGGAGGCCTTCACCACCCGCATCGGCGAACGGAAGGGCCTGAAGCACGGGACGCTCTGTACCACTCGCAAAGGCAGGCGGGTGGAGACTCTCGCCATCAAGCCGACGCGCGAGGCCCGGGTGAAGCTCCTTCTCACCTGCCGCCACCACTGCTGCGAGATGATGGCCAGCTACGTGCTGGAAGGCCTGCTGGAGGCCATCATCCTCGACCCGGCGGGGGCTTGGCTGCGTGAAAACTCAGATGTGTTCGCAGTGCCCTTCATGGACAAAGATGGCGTGGAGGACGGCGACCAGGGCAAGAACCGCGCTCCCCGCGACCACAATCGCGACTACAGCGGCAAGAGTGTGCATCTCGAAACCGCGGCCATGCGCAGGAAGATACCGGCGTGGCTCAGAGGCCTACCCTTCGTCGGCATGGACTTCCATTGTCCTTACGTAAAAGGCGGGCGGGACGACTCCGCGTATTTCGTGGGGCACCCTGGCGAAGGCCAATGGGAGAAACTCCAGCGCTTCAGCGCGATCCTTGAGGCCTCCCGTGAGGGGCCCGTGCCATTCCGCGCTTCAGACAACCTGCAGTATGGCAAGGAATGGAACGTGCGAACCAACGAAGAGCAGGGGATGGGCTTCGGTCGCTGGGTCTGGACGCTGCCGGGCATCCTCCTCGCTACCGCCCTGGAGACCACCTACTCGGTCGCCCACGGGGTCCTGATGACCCCTGACGGCGCTCGTGCCCTTGGCCGCGACATCGCCCGGGCACTGGGGCTTTACCTGCAGGAGAAGCTGGGTCAGTGA
- a CDS encoding LamG domain-containing protein, producing MTLSHALLCLLTVSCIPASAAELVAHYPLDGGPEASDASGNGHHGALMGKCAWTEGPFGTALALSGGDGYVDCGPIPELDPAHGLSFAVWCHPRTRRGGLINWSTGGRWVDERLVLAVNTWEGQDQFMACLANGTEVQQLRPLWPLEPDRWTHVILTLDARSVCVYRDGLPFFSASPSVRPDIQGVPLRLGFCEGLGHSFFDGLLDEARIYSGALSPEEAFALYRAQAEAHGVDASQFRRPEVTVDAYPDAGSLLIAADARRMRPLPEGAGLSVQIIPAPGGDTLVSREGIPVSASGPAEIVLSANHLLPGDYLARVSLHDGNGATVGDPEQAAFNWTAQPDAFRGVRILNNLAWELLAFSDPVPAGPRDYSFRQPAKRWGYFRATAQIADGARVSLFLDGEPDPVLTFDQPGESTAETMRFLPAGEHSLRIETTGQAQLRSLVVRSVPMLQHAFYGANPHIHPYGPYDWQFLSKDILPTVNTMIGNPGPETDGWVASGRHWISIIGLPKLDGTSEADVQAAFDHWSSAVGFQHEKLRGVIVDEFGGGDAEVYDVYRKAVERIYADPRFRGKSLSPYGGTFYGDDRSSRFARVCVDGGGYMAWERYLPEQPDETAARQFIARSITDEMPLWRKRFPDAPGNMCLVLGYMSQPTESLNIDPQVDFKVYMDMQVNALANHPSCFGLGGIQEYHSSYADEESVRWAGRLYRHYCIEGNREPLTDDPYLLPHLVNADFDRGTDGWDIQAAQQGSVRTAEYSGYSWLQGRYPPTGKGNTFLLTRRSSEKPNRFSQTIRALQPGRLYSLKMITADYQDLVNERSVKAPHAVSIDIESVEQLNGPQDSFQFTFPNCYAHHLGKFDAKYSYWMNYHWRVFRATGTQARLTVSDWASEQDPGGPAGQELMFNFIEVQPYLER from the coding sequence ATGACCCTGTCTCACGCTCTCCTCTGTCTCCTTACCGTCTCTTGCATTCCCGCATCCGCCGCCGAACTCGTCGCTCATTACCCCCTTGACGGCGGCCCGGAAGCCTCTGACGCTTCTGGCAATGGGCACCATGGCGCCCTGATGGGCAAGTGCGCCTGGACTGAGGGACCCTTCGGCACAGCCCTGGCTCTTTCTGGTGGGGACGGCTACGTGGACTGCGGTCCGATCCCCGAACTCGACCCTGCGCACGGCCTGTCATTTGCGGTCTGGTGCCATCCACGCACTCGTCGCGGCGGGCTCATCAACTGGAGCACCGGCGGCAGGTGGGTTGACGAGCGCCTGGTGCTCGCCGTCAATACCTGGGAAGGCCAGGACCAGTTCATGGCCTGCCTCGCCAACGGGACGGAGGTCCAGCAACTGCGCCCCCTCTGGCCCCTTGAGCCCGACCGCTGGACCCACGTCATCCTGACGCTGGACGCGCGCTCCGTGTGCGTCTATCGGGACGGCCTTCCTTTCTTCTCCGCCAGCCCGTCGGTCCGTCCGGACATCCAGGGCGTGCCCCTGCGCCTGGGCTTCTGCGAGGGTCTCGGGCACTCGTTCTTTGATGGTCTCCTGGATGAGGCCCGCATCTACAGCGGGGCACTGTCTCCCGAGGAGGCCTTCGCCCTGTACCGCGCTCAGGCCGAAGCACACGGCGTCGATGCGTCACAATTTCGCCGGCCCGAGGTTACCGTGGATGCCTACCCCGACGCCGGCAGCCTCCTCATCGCCGCCGATGCCCGCCGCATGCGCCCATTGCCCGAAGGCGCCGGCCTGAGCGTGCAGATCATCCCCGCTCCAGGCGGCGATACGCTGGTTAGCCGCGAGGGCATCCCGGTGTCCGCCTCCGGTCCCGCCGAAATCGTCCTCAGCGCCAACCACCTGCTCCCGGGCGACTACCTGGCCCGGGTGAGCCTGCACGACGGCAACGGCGCGACAGTTGGCGACCCCGAGCAGGCTGCCTTCAACTGGACCGCGCAGCCCGATGCTTTCCGCGGCGTGCGCATCCTGAACAACCTGGCATGGGAGCTTCTGGCTTTCAGTGATCCAGTCCCCGCGGGCCCGCGCGACTACTCCTTCCGCCAGCCCGCAAAGCGGTGGGGCTACTTCCGCGCCACCGCGCAGATCGCCGACGGTGCGCGGGTCTCGCTCTTCCTGGATGGCGAACCGGATCCGGTTCTCACCTTTGACCAGCCCGGCGAGTCCACCGCCGAAACCATGCGGTTCCTGCCCGCCGGGGAACACTCCTTGCGCATCGAGACCACCGGGCAGGCACAACTGCGCAGCCTCGTGGTCCGTTCGGTGCCCATGCTCCAACATGCTTTCTATGGCGCGAATCCCCACATCCATCCATATGGCCCTTACGACTGGCAGTTCCTGTCGAAGGACATTCTGCCCACTGTAAACACCATGATCGGCAATCCGGGGCCCGAGACGGACGGCTGGGTCGCTTCGGGTCGACACTGGATCTCCATCATCGGTCTGCCGAAGCTCGACGGCACTTCGGAGGCCGACGTGCAGGCGGCCTTCGATCACTGGTCCTCGGCAGTCGGCTTCCAGCATGAGAAGCTCCGCGGGGTGATCGTGGATGAGTTCGGGGGTGGCGATGCCGAGGTCTATGACGTCTACCGCAAGGCCGTCGAGCGCATCTACGCCGACCCGCGCTTCAGAGGCAAGAGTCTCAGCCCGTACGGGGGCACCTTCTACGGCGACGACCGCAGTTCCCGCTTCGCACGAGTCTGCGTAGATGGCGGCGGGTACATGGCTTGGGAACGATACCTGCCCGAACAGCCCGACGAGACCGCGGCGCGCCAGTTCATTGCCCGCAGCATCACCGACGAGATGCCCCTATGGCGCAAGCGTTTCCCGGATGCCCCCGGGAACATGTGCCTGGTGCTCGGTTACATGTCCCAGCCCACCGAGAGCCTGAATATCGACCCGCAGGTGGACTTCAAGGTCTACATGGACATGCAGGTGAACGCCCTGGCAAACCATCCCTCATGCTTCGGGCTGGGGGGCATCCAGGAGTACCATTCCTCCTATGCCGACGAGGAGAGCGTACGCTGGGCAGGCCGCCTGTACCGGCATTACTGCATCGAGGGCAACCGCGAACCGCTTACCGATGACCCTTACCTGCTGCCGCATCTGGTCAACGCAGACTTTGACCGGGGGACTGACGGGTGGGACATACAGGCGGCGCAACAGGGCTCGGTGCGCACCGCCGAGTATTCCGGGTACAGTTGGCTCCAGGGGCGCTACCCGCCCACCGGCAAGGGAAACACCTTCCTGCTCACCCGCCGCAGCAGCGAGAAGCCCAACCGCTTCAGCCAGACCATTCGCGCCCTGCAGCCGGGACGCCTGTACTCGCTCAAGATGATCACCGCCGACTACCAGGACCTGGTGAACGAGCGCTCAGTGAAGGCCCCCCACGCTGTGAGCATCGACATTGAGAGCGTAGAGCAACTCAATGGACCACAGGATTCCTTCCAGTTCACCTTCCCCAACTGCTATGCGCACCATCTCGGGAAGTTCGATGCGAAATACTCATACTGGATGAACTACCACTGGCGGGTCTTCCGGGCTACGGGCACACAGGCGCGCCTGACCGTGAGCGACTGGGCATCAGAGCAGGACCCAGGCGGCCCCGCAGGCCAGGAGTTGATGTTCAACTTCATCGAGGTGCAACCGTATCTGGAGAGGTGA